In a genomic window of Chloroflexota bacterium:
- a CDS encoding NAD(P)/FAD-dependent oxidoreductase, which produces GKCLCIYTDVEKTCASIAKFSKKDADSYRQMYKLFDEMMKNIVGPQTYVPMGPAPLMAAFAESTSLGAQMTAMTEKTPEEIVCEMYENDVVRTLMLYACCHWGLDYSQSGLSYLIPLYLNRLVNYYLVAGGSHRISNALVKRYFENKGQVRTSAQIKRFIIENGTAKGVELEDGTQYLADKAVISTIDTHQTFLKYVGENNLDKDFVEMVKIWQWEKWSLFDVHLALAEPPQFKAAASDPQINKAFIYLIGYENLASLKRHWDEMKQGKMADDAGCNATFPSVHDSYQAPPGKCSGLISQMAVYDLKDGGHEKWLNRKFRQEYMWKQIAKLQQYAPNMMKDKVLQTYITTPADIQNKFANMVKGGYKQGAYHPLQMGYLRPNQDCSQYRTPVKNLYVGGSSVAPGGCVIWGPGYNCANAVAEDHRIKKWWSEPKVVTEAIKNNYVMRP; this is translated from the coding sequence GGCAAGTGCCTCTGCATCTATACAGATGTGGAGAAGACCTGTGCCTCTATAGCTAAGTTCTCCAAGAAAGATGCCGACAGCTATCGTCAGATGTACAAGCTGTTCGACGAGATGATGAAGAACATTGTCGGCCCGCAGACCTATGTCCCGATGGGGCCCGCTCCGCTCATGGCCGCCTTTGCTGAGTCGACATCTCTTGGTGCGCAGATGACTGCCATGACAGAGAAGACCCCGGAAGAGATAGTCTGCGAGATGTATGAGAATGATGTCGTGAGGACGCTCATGCTCTACGCCTGCTGCCACTGGGGTCTGGACTACAGCCAGTCAGGATTGAGCTACCTTATACCCCTCTACTTGAACAGGCTGGTGAACTATTATCTGGTGGCTGGCGGGTCTCACCGCATTTCCAATGCCCTGGTCAAGAGATACTTCGAGAACAAGGGACAGGTGCGCACCAGTGCCCAGATCAAGCGTTTCATCATCGAAAACGGCACTGCCAAGGGTGTGGAACTCGAAGACGGTACCCAGTACCTGGCTGACAAGGCCGTCATCAGCACGATTGATACCCACCAGACCTTCCTCAAGTATGTGGGGGAGAACAACCTGGACAAGGATTTCGTGGAAATGGTCAAGATCTGGCAGTGGGAGAAGTGGAGCCTCTTCGATGTGCATCTGGCCCTGGCGGAGCCGCCGCAGTTCAAGGCAGCCGCCTCCGATCCCCAGATTAACAAGGCCTTCATATACCTTATCGGCTACGAGAACCTGGCCAGCCTGAAACGCCACTGGGACGAGATGAAGCAGGGCAAGATGGCGGATGATGCCGGGTGCAACGCCACCTTCCCCAGTGTCCATGATTCCTACCAGGCGCCGCCTGGGAAGTGCTCCGGGCTCATCTCCCAGATGGCCGTCTATGATCTGAAAGATGGCGGGCATGAGAAATGGCTGAACCGCAAGTTCAGACAGGAGTATATGTGGAAGCAGATTGCCAAACTCCAGCAATACGCCCCCAATATGATGAAGGACAAGGTACTGCAGACGTACATCACTACTCCAGCCGACATTCAGAACAAGTTCGCCAATATGGTCAAGGGCGGCTACAAGCAGGGCGCCTACCACCCGCTCCAGATGGGATACCTCAGACCTAATCAGGATTGCTCACAGTACAGAACGCCGGTGAAGAACCTCTATGTAGGAGGGTCAAGCGTTGCTCCCGGTGGCTGTGTGATCTGGGGGCCGGGTTACAACTGCGCCAATGCAGTGGCCGAGGACCATAGAATAAAGAAGTGGTGGTCAGAGCCAAAGGTAGTCACCGAAGCAATCAAGAACAACTACGTCATGAGACCATAA
- a CDS encoding MarR family transcriptional regulator: MTKERTKEELVESVLELGEKAFRDLFPILPKEWLSLDLTMPQLKVVLLLFLNGPERMGTIASALGVSLATATGVVDRLVEKDMATREGDPNDRRIVLIRLSDQGEKLITGLWQLARGNAELLLKALDQRKLQLLNEALHSLLEAGEAAREQLQI, translated from the coding sequence ATGACAAAAGAGAGAACCAAAGAGGAGCTTGTTGAAAGCGTTTTGGAGCTAGGGGAAAAGGCATTTCGTGACCTCTTCCCCATCTTGCCCAAAGAGTGGCTTAGCCTGGATCTGACTATGCCACAGCTCAAGGTTGTGCTCCTTCTGTTCCTGAACGGGCCAGAGCGAATGGGTACCATTGCTTCTGCATTAGGTGTTAGCCTGGCCACGGCAACGGGAGTGGTGGATCGTCTGGTAGAGAAGGATATGGCAACGCGGGAGGGTGACCCAAACGACCGCCGCATAGTCTTAATTCGCTTGTCAGATCAAGGAGAGAAGCTGATAACAGGGCTGTGGCAATTGGCACGAGGCAACGCTGAATTGCTGTTGAAGGCGCTTGATCAGCGAAAGCTGCAGCTACTTAATGAAGCACTACATTCACTTCTGGAGGCTGGGGAAGCAGCTAGAGAACAGCTGCAAATCTGA